The sequence below is a genomic window from Campylobacter concisus.
CTTCATCGGCACAAGATCAAGCCACAAAAGTGATGAAATTCTAGAGATAAAAAGTGGCAAATATGCCGTTTTTAGTTTTGCAAGAGAGCCGCAAAACATAGCAAAATTTTGGGATGAAATTTGGAAATATTTTGAAAGTAGTGAGCTAAAAAGAGCCTATGAAACGGACTTTGAGCTTTACGGCAGCGATGAGATAAAAATTTTTATATCTATTTTAGGTTAGGAAAAATGAATAAAAAAAACAATAGTTCAATCTTAGGTTTTATCGAAAATTTTGGTAACAAATTGCCAAATCCAACTATGCTTTTTATCTATCTTTCGATTATTACGATAATAATATCATTTATGTTAGAAAAGATGGGTGTTGGCGTAAGCTATCAGGCTATCAAAGACGGACAAATATCACAGCTTAGTGCAAATGTTATAAATTTGCTTTCTGCTGATAGTCTTAGATATTTTGTTTCGTCTGTGCTTAAAAATTTTACTAGTTTTTATCCTTTGGGAGTAGTCTTTGCGATTATTCTAGGTATTGGTATTGCAGACAAGTCTGGACTTTTATCGGCACTTATGACAAAGATTGCCTTAAAATCTTCCAAAATATGGGTAACTCCAATCGTCATTTTCCTTGGTGTAATGTCAAATGTTGCTTCTTCGGTTGGCTATGTTGTGCTAATCCCGCTTGGAGCTATTTTATTTGCTGGATTTGGTCGCCATCCAATTGCTGGATTAGCTGCTGCTTTTGCTGGTGTTAGCGGTGGCTGGTCGGCAAATTTATTAATCGGTACAAATGACCCTATGTTTGCGGCATTTTCTATGCAAGCAGCTAGCGTGTTAAATCCAGATTATGTAGTATTAGCAACTGCAAATTGGTACTTTATGATCGCTTCAACATTTTTGATCGTATTTGTTGGCTGGTTTGTAACAGATAAAATCGTAGAGCCTAGGCTTGGCAAATTTGATTTTTTGGGTGATTTTAGCCTAAAAGAGCATAGTGAGATAAGTGTAGAGCAAAAACGTGGCTTAAAATTTTCACTAATAGCGTTGATTGTTTTTGTAATTTTACTGCTTGTGGCTACTTTGCCTTCTGGCTCTTTATTTGGAGCAAAAGGCAATGAAAGCTTTATGAAATCTACTTTTATGCATTCTATTGTCGTTTTTATGATGTTACTTTTTATAGTGGTAGGTGTAGCTTACGGTGTAGGTGCTAGGAGTATAAAAAGCAGTAATGACGCCATAAAATTTATGGAACAATCTATTTCTGAGCTATCAGGTTTTTTGGTTTTGATATTTTTCGCAGCTCAGTTTACATATCTTTTTAATACCTCAAATATTGGGCTAGTGCTTTCTATAAAAGGTTCTATTTTTCTAAAAGAGGTCGGATTGACTGGACTTAGCCTTATCATAGTTTTTATTTTCTTGATCGCTTTTATAAATTTATTTATAGCTGTTGATTCTGCAAAGTGGGCGATGATGGCTCCGATTTTTGTACCAATGTTTATGAATCTTGGACTCTCACCAGAGCTTACGCAGGCTGCTTTTAGAATAGGCGACTCTACTACAAATATCATAACGCCTTTGATGCCGTTTTTTGTTTTGATAGTAGCTTTTATGCAAAAATACAATAAAGAGTTAAAAATCGGATCAGTGGTTTCTATTATGCTTCCTTATACGGTTGCATTTTTAATTTCTTGGACAGCGCTAATGTCATTTTGGTACATTTTTGATCTACCGCTAGGACCTGGTGCAGTTATACACTATGTAAAGTAAAATTTTAAAAGGAAAGCAATGACATTTTCACAAATAATATTAACCCTTCAAAACTATTGGCAAGAGCAAGGCTGCGTCATACTTCAGCCATACGACATGCCAGCTGGTGCTGGTACTTATCATCAAGCGACTTTTTTAAGAAGCCTCGGACCAAAGCCGTGGGCGACGGCGTACGTAGCACCTTCTCGCCGCCCGACCGACGGTAGATACGGCGAAAACCCAAACCGCCTTGGTGCTTACTATCAGTTTCAAGTACTCATAAAACCAAGCCCAGAAAATATCCAAGAGCTTTATCTAAAAAGTCTTGAAAAGCTTGGGTTAAATTTAAAAGATCACGACATTCGCTTTGTCGAGGATAACTGGGAAAGCCCGACGCTGGGCGCTTGGGGACTTGGCTGGGAGGTCTGGCTAGATGGCATGGAAGTGACTCAGTTTACGTATTTTCAACAAGTGGGTGGCATCGCATGCGAGCTGATCTCTGGCGAGATAACATACGGTCTTGAGCGCTTAGCCATGTATCTCCAAGATGTAAATAGCGTCTATGATATCGTTTGGGACGACTCTAATGGCAACATCG
It includes:
- a CDS encoding GyrI-like domain-containing protein — translated: MKIINLEESFEIYGVKTRTKNEDEIGGKGKIPALWSKFMSEYYDGKSEIYSVYCNYESDLNGHYDNFIGTRSSHKSDEILEIKSGKYAVFSFAREPQNIAKFWDEIWKYFESSELKRAYETDFELYGSDEIKIFISILG
- a CDS encoding AbgT family transporter translates to MNKKNNSSILGFIENFGNKLPNPTMLFIYLSIITIIISFMLEKMGVGVSYQAIKDGQISQLSANVINLLSADSLRYFVSSVLKNFTSFYPLGVVFAIILGIGIADKSGLLSALMTKIALKSSKIWVTPIVIFLGVMSNVASSVGYVVLIPLGAILFAGFGRHPIAGLAAAFAGVSGGWSANLLIGTNDPMFAAFSMQAASVLNPDYVVLATANWYFMIASTFLIVFVGWFVTDKIVEPRLGKFDFLGDFSLKEHSEISVEQKRGLKFSLIALIVFVILLLVATLPSGSLFGAKGNESFMKSTFMHSIVVFMMLLFIVVGVAYGVGARSIKSSNDAIKFMEQSISELSGFLVLIFFAAQFTYLFNTSNIGLVLSIKGSIFLKEVGLTGLSLIIVFIFLIAFINLFIAVDSAKWAMMAPIFVPMFMNLGLSPELTQAAFRIGDSTTNIITPLMPFFVLIVAFMQKYNKELKIGSVVSIMLPYTVAFLISWTALMSFWYIFDLPLGPGAVIHYVK
- the glyQ gene encoding glycine--tRNA ligase subunit alpha; amino-acid sequence: MTFSQIILTLQNYWQEQGCVILQPYDMPAGAGTYHQATFLRSLGPKPWATAYVAPSRRPTDGRYGENPNRLGAYYQFQVLIKPSPENIQELYLKSLEKLGLNLKDHDIRFVEDNWESPTLGAWGLGWEVWLDGMEVTQFTYFQQVGGIACELISGEITYGLERLAMYLQDVNSVYDIVWDDSNGNIVTYADVHKQGEYEWSKYNFEVANVDMLFNQFENAFNECKRCLEAKISLPAYDYCMLAAHTFNVLDARGAISVTQRQDYILKIRELAKECALTYKESLEQK